The proteins below come from a single Ictalurus furcatus strain D&B chromosome 15, Billie_1.0, whole genome shotgun sequence genomic window:
- the rprm3 gene encoding reprimo, TP53 dependent G2 arrest mediator homolog 3 → MNASEGLGVLNRTQEQLDGARACCNFTSDAASVTGSGDAFLHEREQFVARLVQIAVLCVLSLTVVFGVFFLGCNLLIKSESMMNLLAEERRPSKDAELITAA, encoded by the coding sequence ATGAATGCATCCGAGGGATTAGGAGTCCTCAACCGGACGCAAGAGCAGCTGGACGGCGCGAGAGCCTGCTGCAACTTCACCTCCGACGCCGCGTCAGTCACCGGCAGCGGCGACGCGTTTCTCCACGAGCGCGAGCAGTTCGTGGCGCGGCTCGTGCAGATTGCCGTGCTCTGCGTGCTCTCGCTCACCGTCGTCTTCGGCGTTTTCTTTCTCGGCTGCAACCTCCTCATCAAGTCCGAGAGCATGATGAACCTACTGGCGGAGGAGCGCAGACCGTCCAAAGACGCGGAGCTCATCACTGCCGCGTGA